A single Vulpes lagopus strain Blue_001 chromosome 3, ASM1834538v1, whole genome shotgun sequence DNA region contains:
- the SRRM2 gene encoding serine/arginine repetitive matrix protein 2 isoform X5, with translation MYNGIGLPTPRGSGTNGYVQRNLSLVRGRRGERPDYKGEEELRRLEAALVKRPNPDILDHERKRRVELRCLELEEMMEEQGYEEQQIQEKVATFRLMLLEKDVNPGGKEETPGQRPAVTETHQLAELNEKKNERLRAAFGISDSYVDGSSFDPQRRAREAKQPAPEPPKPYSLVRESSSSRSPTPKQKKKKKKKDRGRRSESSSPRRERKKSSKKKKHRSESESKKRKHRSPTPKSKRKSKDKKRKRSRSTTPAPKSRRAHRSTSADSASSSDTSRSRSRSTAAKTHTTALTGRSPSPVSGRRGEGDAPSKEPGTANTGQPSSPEPSTKLPSSPHENKDKEKEKSGIRPSPSPERSSTGPEPPAPTPLLAEQHGGSPQPLATTTLSQEPVNPPSEGSPTRGRSLPKSPEKPPQSSSESCPPSPQPTKVSRHASSSPESPKPAPAPGSRREISSSPASKSRSHGRGKRDKSHSHTPSRRVGRSRSPTTTKRGRSRSRTPTKRGHSRSRSPQWRRSRSAQRWGRSRSPQRRGRSRSPQRPGWSRSRNTQRRGRSRSARRGRSHSRSPATRGRSRSRTPARRARSRSRTPARRRSRSRTPARRRSRSRTPARRGRSRSRTPVRRRSRTRSPVRRRSRSRSPARRSGRSRSRTPARRGRSRSRTPARRGRSRSRTPARRGRSRSRTPARRGRSRSRTPARRRSRSRSVVRRGRSHSRTPQRRGRSGSSSERKNKSRTSQRRSRSNSSPEMKKSRISSRRSRSLSSPRSKAKSRLSLRRSLSGSSPCPKQKSRTPPRRSRSGSSQPKAKSRTPPRRSRSGSSPPSNQKSKTPSRQSCCSSSPQPKVKSGTPPRQGSVTSPQANEQSATPQIQSRSESSPDPEVKSATPSRHSCSGSSPPRVKSSTPPRRSRSGSSSPQPKVKAITSPVQSHSGSSSPSPSRVTSKTPPRQSRSESPCSKMESRLLQRQSRSRSSSPDTKVKPGTPPRQSYSGSTSPCPKVKPQTPSGHSLSESKSPCSQEKSKDSPAQSSGSFSLCPGIKSSTPPGELYYAASSLQQKGQSQTSPDPRSDTSSPEMKQSHSESPSLQSKSQTPLMGGQSRSSSPVTELAPKSPARPERSELSSPRLKSGLSPEQSKSQSDSSPYPAMDSKSFLGQSRLEPSELKEKSVLLLQEDFTASSSIPRDKLSPLPVQDKPDSSPVLRETPKTPPRERGGVGSSPDTKDQSVLAKPSQDEELMEVVEKSEESSNRVLSHLSPELKEVAGSNFESSPEIEERPTVCLTVDQSQSQTSLEAEVPAVASIWSGPHFSPEHKELSNSPPRENSFGSPLEFRNSGPVAEMNTGFSPEVKEDLNGSFPNQLETDPYIDTKEQSTRSSRRSSSELSPDAVEKAGMSSNQSVSSPVLDAVPRTPSRERSSSASPELKDGLPRTPSRRSRSGSSPGLRDGSGTPSRHSLSGSSPGMKDIPRTPSRGRSECDSSPEPKALPQTPRPRSRSPSSPELNNKGLTPQRERSGSESSVEQKTVARTPLGQRSRSGSSQELDGKPSASPQERSESDSSPDSKAKTRVLLRERSRSGSSPEVESKSRPSPRHSRSGSSPEVKDKPRAVPRAQSGSDSSPEPKAPALRALPRRSRSGSSSKGRGPSPEGSSSSESSPEHPPKSRTARRSSRSSPEPKTKSRTPPRRHSSRSSPELTRKARLSRRSRSASSSPETRSRTPPRRRRSPSVSSPEPAEKSRSSRRRRSASSPRAKTTSRRGRSPSPKPRGLQRSRSRSRREKTRTTRRRDRSGSSQSTSRRRQRSRSRSRVTRRRRGGSGYHSRSPARQESSRTSSRRRRGRSRTPPTSRKRSRSRTSPAPWKRSRSRASPATHRRSRSRTPLVSRRRSRSRTSPVSRRRSRSRTSVTRRRSRSRASPVSRRRSRSRTPPVTRRRSRSRTPTRRRSRSRTPPVTRRRSRSRTPPVTRRRSRSRTSPITRRRSRSRTSPVTRRRSRSRTSPVTRRRSRSRTSPVTRRRSRSRTPPAIRRRSRSRTPLLPRKRSRSRSPLAIRRRSRSRTPRTTRGKRSLTRSPPAIRRRSASGSSSDRSRSASPPATRNHSGSRTPPVALNSSRMSCFSRPSMSPTPLDRCRSPGMLEPLGSSRTPMSVLQAGGSMMDGPGPRIPDHPRTSVPENHAQSRIALALTAISLGTARPPPSMSAAGLAARMSQVPAPVPLMSLRTAPAASLASRIPAASAAAMNLASARTPAIPTAVNLADSRTPAAAAAMNLASPRTAVAPSAVNLADPRTPTAPAVNLAGARTPAALAALSLTGSGTPPAAANYPSSSRTPQAAAPANLVGPRSAHATAPVNIASSRTPPALAPASLTSARMAPALSGANLTSPRVPLSAYERVSGRTSPPLLDRARSRTPPGGPGSRTPPSALSQSRMTSERAPSPASRMVQASSQCVLPPAQDRPRSPVPSAFSDQSRALLAQTTPAAGSQSLSSGTVAKTTSSAGDHNGMLSGPASGMSHPEGGEPPVSTGAQQPSALAALQPAKERRSSSSSSSSSSSSSSSSSSSSSSSSSSGSSSSDSEGSSLPTQPEVALKRVPSPTPAPKEAVREGRPQEPTPAKRKRRSSSSSSSSSSSSSSSSSSSSSSSSSSSSSSSSSSSSSTSSSPSPAKPGPQALPKPASPKKPPPGERSLFPVSLPPRHSLPHVARGIFLKRTSGYFPPLHKSFRDALWPAG, from the exons ATGTACAACGGGATCGGGCTGCCGACGCCCCGGGGCAGCGGCACCAACGGCTACGTCCAGCGCAACCTGTCCCTGGTGCGGGGCCGCCGGGGTGAGCGGCCTGACTACAAGGGAGAGGAGGAACTGCGGCGCCTGGAGGCTGCCCTGGTGAAGCGGCCTAATCCTGACATCCTGGACCACGAGCGCAAGCGGCGCGTGGAGCTGCGATGCCTCGAGCTGGAGGAGATGATGgaagagcaggg GTACGAGGAACAGCAAATTCAGGAAAAAGTGGCTACCTTTCGACTCATGTTGCTGGAGAAGGATGTGAACCCTGGGGGCAAGGAAGAGACCCCAGGACAGAGGCCAGC ggTAACTGAGACTCACCAGTTGGCAGAactgaatgagaagaaaaatgagcGACTCCGTGCTGCCTTTGGCATCAGTGATTCGTATGTGGATGGCAGCTCTTTTGATCCTCAGCGTCGTGCTCGAGAAGCTAAACAACCAGCTCCAGAACCTCCCAAACCTTATAG CCTTGTCCGGGAATCCAGCAGTTCTCGCTCACCAACcccaaagcaaaagaagaaaaaaaagaagaaagatagagGGCG CAGGTCAGAGAGCAGCTCTCCTCGACgagaaaggaagaagagctcTAAGAAGAAGAAACACAG GTCAGAGTCGGAATCCAAAAAACGAAAGCATAG GTCTCCCACTCCAAAGAGCAAACGTAAATCTAAGGACAAGAAGCGGAAGCG GTCTCGAAGTACAACACCAGCCCCCAAGAGCCGCCGGGCCCACCGTTCAACGTCTGCTgactctgcttcctcttctgatACTTCTCGCAGTCG GTCTCGAAGTACGGCAGCAAAAACCCATACAACTGCCTTGACTGGGCGAAGTCCTTCCCCCGTTTCAGGGCGTCGAGGGGAGGGAGATGCGCCTTCTAAAGAACCAGGTACCGCCAATACAGGGCAGCCTAGCAGCCCAGAGCCCTCTACAAAGCTGCCTAGCAGTCCtcatgaaaacaaagataaagagaaggag AAATCTGGAATTCGACCTAGCCCCTCTCCGGAAAGGAGCAGCACAGGCCCAGAACCACCTGCTCCCACTCCGCTCCTTGCTGAGCAACATGGCGGCTCCCCGCAACCCCTTGCAACAACCACCTTAAGTCAGGAGCCAGTGAACCCCCCATCTGAGGGTTCCCCAACCAGGGGCCGTTCACTACCTAAGTCTCCTGAGAAACCTCCCCAGTCTTCTTCAGAGAGCTGCCCACCATCCCCTCAACCTACCAAAGTTTCTCGACATGCCAGCTCTTCCCCTGAAAGTCCTAAACCTGCACCAGCTCCTGGGTCCCGCCGAGAGATTTCTTCTTCTCCCGCATCCAAGAGTCGCTCACATGGCCGGGGAAAGCGGGATAAGTCACATTCTCATACCCCTTCTCGAAGAGTTGGGAGGTCCCGTAGCCCTACTACTACCAAGAGGGGGCGATCTCGGTCTCGAACCCCTACCAAGAGGGGTCATTCTCGGTCCCGGTCCCCTCAGTGGCGTAGGTCCCGGTCTGCACAGAGGTGGGGACGTTCCAGAAGTCCCCAGCGACGTGGCCGCTCTAGGTCTCCTCAGAGACCAGGCTGGTCTAGAAGCAGAAATACCCAGAGAAGAGGTAGGTCTAGATCAGCAAGGCGAGGCAGGTCACACTCTAGATCCCCAGCCACTAGGGGCAGATCACGTTCTAGAACGCCAGCCCGCCGGGCCAGGTCTCGCTCTAGAACACCTGCCAGGCGGAGGTCACGATCCAGAACACCTGCCAGGCGGAGGTCACGCTCTAGAACACCAGCCCGGCGGGGCAGGTCTCGCTCTAGAACACCTGTTAGGCGCAGATCTAGGACTCGGTCGCCAGTACGACGGAGGTCTCGTAGCAGATCACCAGCCAGGAGAAGTGGCAGGTCACGCTCTAGAACCCCAGCCAGACGTGGTCGGTCACGCTCTAGAACCCCAGCCAGAAGAGGGAGATCTCGGTCTAGAACACCTGCAAGACGAGGACGATCTCGGTCTAGGACACCCGCAAGACGAGGACGATCTCGGTCTAGGACACCTGCAAGACGAAGATCTCGTAGTAGAAGTGTAGTTAGACGAGGAAGATCTCACTCTAGAACACCACAAAGAAGAGGCAGATCTGGTTCATCATCAGAACGGAAGAACAAATCCAGGACGTCACAGAGAAGAAGCAGGTCCAACTCAAGCCCAGAAATGAAAAAGTCTCGCATTTCTTCAAGGCGGAGCAGGTCTCTTTCTTCACCACGGTCCAAAGCAAAATCTCGCTTGTCTTTGAGGCGAAGCCTTTCAGGATCATCTCCGTGTCctaaacaaaagtctaggacacCACCGAGGCGCAGTCGCTCTGGATCATCCCAACCAAAAGCTAAGTCCAGAACACCACCAAGGCGAAGTCGGTCTGGTTCTTCACCTCCTTCTAATCAGAAATCTAAGACACCATCAAGACAGAGTTGTTGCAGTTCATCTCCTCAACCTAAAGTGAAGTCTGGAACACCACCAAGGCAAGGGTCTGTAACAAGTCCCCAGGCAAATGAACAATCTGCAACACCACAAATACAGAGCCGTTCAGAATCATCACCTGACCCTGAGGTGAAATCTGCAACCCCTTCAAGACATAGCTGCTCTGGGTCCTCTCCTCCTAGAGTAAAATCTAGCACACCTCCGAGACGGAGCCGATCTGGGTCATCCTCTCCACAACCCAAAGTCAAGGCAATAACATCACCAGTCCAAAGCCATTCTGGCTCCTCTTCTCCTAGTCCTAGTAGGGTGACATCTAAAACACCGCCAAGGCAAAGCAGATCAGAGTCTCCTTGCTCCAAGATGGAATCTAGATTGTTGCAAAGACAGAGCCGTTCTAGGTCCTCCTCACCAGATACCAAAGTGAAACCTGGAACACCACCAAGACAAAGTTACTCAGGGTCTACTTCGCCATGCCCTAAAGTAAAGCCCCAAACTCCATCAGGGCACAGTCTTAGTGAATCAAAATCACCATGTTCCCAAGAGAAGTCTAAAGACTCACCAGCACAAAGTTCAggatccttctctctctgtccaggAATAAAGTCTAGCACACCACCAGGAGAGCTGTATTATGCAGCCTCCTCTTTGCAACAGAAAGGACAGTCTCAAACTTCACCAGATCCTAGATCTGATACTTCAAGTCCAGAAATGAAACAGAGTCATTCTGAGTCTCCATCTCTGCAGAGCAAATCTCAGACACCTCTTATGGGTGGCCAGTCCAGGTCCTCATCTCCAGTCACTGAGCTGGCACCCAAATCTCCAGCAAGACCAGAAAGAAGTGAATTGTCAAGTCCTAGGCTAAAATCTGGACTGTCTCCTGAGCAAAGCAAGTCCCAATCTGACTCTTCCCCATATCCTGCAATGGACTCTAAATCTTTTCTGGGGCAGAGTAGATTGGAGCCTTCTGAATTGAAAGAGAAATCAGTCTTACTCCTTCAGGAGGATTTTACTGCATCATCTTCCATACCAAGAGACAAATTGAGTCCTCTTCCAGTGCAGGATAAGCCTGATTCCTCACCAGTACTCAGAGAAACACCTAAAACCCCGCCAAGGGAAAGAGGTGGTGTTGGATCATCTCCAGATACGAAAGACCAAAGTGTGTTAGCTAAGCCAAGCCAAGATGAGGAATTAATGGAAGTGGTAGAGAAATCTGAAGAATCCTCAAACCGGGTTCTCTCCCATTTGTCTCCCGAACTTAAAGAAGTCGCTGGAAGTAACTTTGAATCATCTCCTGAAATAGAAGAAAGACCCACTGTGTGTTTGACTGTTGACCAAAGTCAGTCACAGACTTCTTTGGAAGCAGAAGTCCCTGCAGTGGCCTCAATTTGGAGTGGGCCACATTTTTCTCCAGAACATAAAGAACTGTCTAACTCTCCTCCACGGGAGAATAGCTTTGGGTCACCTTTAGAATTTAGAAACTCAGGCCCTGTTGCAGAAATGAATACTGGATTTTCTCCTGAAGTTAAAGAAGATTTGAATGGCTCTTTTCCTAATCAGCTGGAGACAGATCCGTATATAGATACGAAAGAACAATCAACAAGGTCCTCTAGACGCAGCAGTTCAGAGTTATCCCCAGATGCAGTAGAAAAAGCTGGAATGTCTTCAAATCAGAGTGTTTCTTCACCAGTACTTGATGCAGTACCCAGAACACCATCAAGAGAAAGAAGTAGCTCTGCATCTCCTGAGCTGAAAGATGGTTTACCCAGAACCCCTTCAAGGAGAAGTAGGTCTGGGTCTTCTCCAGGACTTAGAGATGGGTCTGGGACTCCCTCAAGACACAGCTTATCTGGGTCCTCTCCTGGAATGAAAGATATACCTAGAACACCATCCAGGGGGAGAAGTGAATGTGATTCTTCTCCCGAACCAAAAGCTTTGCCTCAGACTCCTAGACCAAGAAGTCGTTCACCATCATCCCCGGAGCTCAACAACAAGGGTCTTACCCCCCAGAGAGAAAGAAGTGGTTCAGAATCTTCAGTTGAACAGAAGACTGTGGCTAGGACTCCTCTTGGGCAGAGAAGTCGATCTGGATCTTCTCAAGAACTTGATGGGAAACCAAGTGCATCCCCTCAAGAGAGAAGTGAGTCAGACTCTTCTCCAGATTCTAAAGCTAAGACACGAGTACTGCTTAGAGAAAGGAGTCGCTCTGGATCATCTCCAGAGGTCGAGAGCAAATCTCGACCTTCTCCTCGGCACAGTAGATCTGGCTCATCTCCTGAAGTTAAAGATAAGCCAAGAGCAGTACCCAGGGCACAGAGTGGTTCTGATTCCTCTCCTGAACCCAAGGCTCCTGCCCTTCGAGCTCTTCCCAGACGAAGCAGATCGGGGTCATCAAGTAAAGGCAGAGGCCCTTCTCCTGAAGGAAGCAGCAGTTCAGAGTCCTCTCCAGAACATCCACCCAAATCTAGAACTGCTAGAAGAAGCTCTAGGTCATCACCAGAGCCCAAGACCAAATCCCGTACTCCACCTCGCCGTCACAGTTCTCGATCATCTCCTGAGCTGACTAGGAAGGCCAGACTCTCTCGTAGAAGCCGCTCTGCATCATCCTCACCAGAGACCCGTTCTAGAACTCCACCAAGACGCAGAAGAAGTCCTTCAGTGTCTTCTCCAGAGCCAGCTGAAAAGTCCAGATCCTCACGCCGTCGGCGCTCAGCTTCATCCCCACGTGCTAAGACAACTTCAAGGAGGGGCCGTTCTCCTTCACCAAAGCCTCGCGGGCTCCAGAGGTCCCGTTCCCGCTCAAGGAGGGAGAAAACCAGAACGACTCGACGTCGAGATAGGTCTGGATCTTCTCAGTCAACCTCTCGGAGAAGACAGCGGAGCCGGTCAAGGTCTCGGGTCACTCGGCGGCGGAGGGGAGGCTCTGGTTACCATTCGAGGTCTCCTGCCCGGCAGGAGAGTTCCCGAACTTCTTCCCGACGCCGAAGAGGTCGTTCTCGGACACCCCCAACCAGTCGGAAGCGGTCCCGCTCACGCACCTCACCAGCCCCGTGGAAACGGTCAAGGTCTCGGGCCTCTCCCGCCACTCACAGGCGATCCCGGTCCAGAACACCGCTGGTTAGCCGCCGTAGGTCGAGGTCTCGAACTTCACCAGTCAGTCGGAGACGATCAAGGTCCAGGACATCAGTGACTCGACGAAGATCTCGATCCAGAGCATCCCCAGTGAGTCGAAGGCGATCCAGGTCTAGAACACCACCAGTAACCCGCCGTCGTTCAAGGTCCAGAACACCAACGCGCCGCCGCTCCCGTTCTAGAACTCCGCCAGTGACCCGAAGAAGGTCTAGATCTAGGACTCCACCAGTAACCAGGAGGCGATCTCGAAGCAGAACTTCTCCTATCACTCGTAGAAGATCAAGATCCAGGACATCTCCAGTCACCCGTAGGAGATCTCGATCTCGCACATCTCCAGTAACTCGAAGGAGGTCCCGCTCTCGAACCTCTCCAGTCACACGCCGCCGATCACGGTCCCGAACACCTCCAGCTATTCGGCGCCGCTCCAGGTCTCGGACCCCACTGTTGCCACGCAAACGGTCTCGAAGTCGCTCTCCACTTGCTATCCGCCGCCGTTCTAGATCCCGTACTCCGCGAACAACTCGGGGCAAGCGGTCCTTAACAAGATCTCCTCCTGCCATCCGAAGGCGTTCTGCATCTGGAAGCAGTTCAGATCGCTCACGGTCTGCTAGTCCTCCAGCAACAAGGAATCATTCTGGTTCTCGGACACCTCCAGTAGCACTCAATAGCTCTAGAATGAGCTGCTTCAGTCGTCCTAGCATGTCACCAACACCTCTGGACCGCTGTAGATCACCTGGAATGCTCGAACCCCTTGGCAGTTCTAGAACACCCATGTCTGTCCTGCAAGCTGGTGGCTCCATGATGGATGGTCCAGGTCCCCGAATTCCTGATCACCCAAGAACATCTGTGCCAGAAAATCATGCACAGTCAAGAATTGCACTTGCCCTGACAGCCATCAGTCTTGGCACTGCGCGGCCACCTCCATCCATGTCTGCTGCTGGCCTTGCTGCAAGAATGTCCCAAGTTCCAGCTCCAGTGCCTCTCATGAGTCTCAGAACGGCCCCAGCTGCCAGCCTTGCCAGCAGGATTCCTGCAGCCTCTGCAGCAGCCATGAACCTGGCCAGTGCCAGGACACCTGCCATACCAACAGCAGTGAACCTGGCTGATTCAAGAACACCAGCTGCTGCAGCAGCCATGAACTTGGCCAGCCCCAGAACAGCAGTGGCACCCTCTGCCGTGAACCTTGCTGACCCTCGCACCCCTACAGCTCCAGCTGTGAACCTAGCAGGAGCCAGAACCCCAGCTGCTCTGGCAGCTTTGAGTCTCACCGGCTCTGGCACACCTCCAGCTGCTGCAAACTATCCTTCCAGCTCCAGAACACCCCAGGCTGCAGCGCCTGCAAACCTGGTGGGTCCTAGATCTGCACATGCCACAGCTCCTGTGAATATTGCCAGCTCAAGAACTCCTCCTGCCTTGGCACCTGCAAGCCTCACCAGTGCTAGAATGGCTCCAGCCTTGTCTGGCGCAAACCTTACCAGCCCCAGGGTGCCCCTCTCTGCTTATGAGCGCGTTAGTGGTAGAACCTCACCACCGCTTCTTGACCGAGCCAGATCCAGAACCCCACCAGGAGGGCCAGGTTCCAGAACCCCACCATCTGCCCTGAGCCAGTCTAGAATGACCTCTGAGCgggctccctctcctgcctctagAATGGTCCAGGCTTCCTCACAGTGTGTTCTTCCTCCAGCTCAGGATAGACCTAGGTCCCCTGTGCCATCTGCTTTTTCTGACCAGTCCCGAGCTTTGCTTGCCCAGACCACCCCTGCAGCAGGGTCTCAGTCCCTTTCCTCTGGGACAGTGGCCAAGACCACGTCTTCTGCTGGTGACCACAATGGCATGCTCTCTGGCCCTGCCTCTGGCATGTCCCATCCTGAGGGTGGGGAACCACCTGTCTCCACGGGGGCCCAGCAGCCTTCTGCATTGGCCGCCCTGCAGCCGGCAAAGGAGCGGCGgagttcctcctcctcctcctcctccagctcctcttcCTCATCGTCGTCATCATCgtcgtcttcctcctcctcctcttccggTTCCAGTTCTAGCGACTCAGAGGGCTCTAGCCTTCCTACTCAACCTGAGGTAGCACTGAAGAG GGtacccagccccaccccagccccaaagGAGGCTGTTCGAGAGGGACGTCCTCAGGAGCCTACCCCAGCCAAGCGGAAGAGGCGCTCTAGTAGCTCCAGTTCCagctcttcttcttcctcttcgtcctcctcgtcctcctcctcttcctcctcctcttcctcctcctcttcctcctcctcctcttcctcctcttctacttcttcctccccctcccctgctaaGCCTGGCCCTCAGGCCTTGCCCAAACCTGCAAGCCCTAAGAAGCCGCCCCCTGGCGAGAGGAG CCTCTtccctgtctccctgcctccacgCCATTCTCTTCCACACGTAGCCAGAGGGATCTTTCTAAAACGCACATCTGGTTACTTCCCTCCACTCCACAAATCCTTCCGGGACGCCCTGTGGCCTGCAGGATAA